A genomic window from Glycine max cultivar Williams 82 chromosome 17, Glycine_max_v4.0, whole genome shotgun sequence includes:
- the LOC100809974 gene encoding transcription factor BEE 1 gives MAEFTENLQNISSSSPFLDIDPSMELLNQFIGMNQLYVLDNSNLMPYFSCDTFLGPQEPEFPGNLEEDFPFLFHHVNHNAPPVSLPIFQAENEIHEGNKRKSMDLLETSFANSTSAVSETGSKIKHSSGRGKRLKNNVTEEEEKAKEVVNARARRGQATDSHNLAERVRRGKINEKLRYLQNIVPGCYKTMSMAVMLDEIINYVQSLQHQVEFLSLELTAASTFYDFNSEIDAFETMQRSRAYEAKELGKYKREGHGGVSLLQPTWHL, from the exons atggcTGAATTCACAGAAAATTTGCAAAACATTTCCTCATCATCTCCATTCTTAGACATTGATCCAAGCATGGAACTCCTAAACCAATTCATAGGGATGAACCAATTATATGTGCTAGACAACTCAAACTTGATGCCTTATTTCTCCTGTGATACCTTCTTGGGCCCCCAAGAACCTGAGTTTCCAGGAAACTTGGAAGAagattttccttttctcttccatCATGTCAACCACAATGCACCTCCTGTTTCCCTCCCCATTTTCCAAGCAGAAAATGAGATCCATGAAGGTAATAAGAGGAAATCAATGGATCTTCTTGAGACCAGTTTTGCTAATTCAACTTCTGCAGTTTCTGAGACTGGAAGCAAGATCAAACAT AGTTCTGGAAGAGGAAAGAGACTGAAAAACAATGTTACAGAAGAAGAGGAGAAAGCAAAGGAAGTGGTTAATGCCAGGGCTAGAAGAGGTCAAGCTACTGATAGTCACAATTTAGCAGAAAGG GTTAGAAGAGGGAAAATCAATGAGAAATTAAGGTACTTACAAAATATtgttccaggatgttacaag ACAATGAGTATGGCAGTAATGTTAGATGAAATCATAAACTATGTGCAATCCTTGCAGCATCAAGTAGAG TTCCTTTCTTTGGAGCTTACAGCAGCAAGTACCTTTTATGACTTCAATTCCGAGATAGATGCTTTTGAAACAATGCAG AGATCAAGGGCATACGAGGCAAAAGAGTTAGGCAAGTATAAAAGAGAAGGACATGGAGGAGTTTCTCTCCTTCAACCAACATGGCACCTTTGA
- the LOC100810506 gene encoding transmembrane 9 superfamily member 8: MAFWRSLAFSAILLSLFIHGALCFYLPGVAPQDFQKGDPLQVKVNKLTSTKTQLPYTYYSLPYCPPNKIVDSAENLGEVLRGDRIENSRYVFKMREPQMCNIVCKLKLDAKTAKEFKEKIDDEYRVNMILDNLPLVVPIKRMDADSTVYQLGFHVGLKGLYSGSKEEKYFIHNHLAFTVKYHRDTLTESARIVGFEVKAFSVKHEFEGKWDEKTTRLTTCDPHAKHTVVNSNSPQEVEENQEIIFTYDVDFQESDVKWASRWDAYLLMSDDQIHWFSIVNSLMIVLFLSGMVAMIMLRTLYRDISKYNELETQEEAQEETGWKLVHGDVFRPPNNSDLLCVYVGTGVQFFGMILVTMLFAVLGFLSPSNRGGLMTAMLLLFVFMGIFAGYASARIYKMFKGTEWKSIALRTAIMFPAIVSAIFFVLNALIWGQKSSGAVPFGTMFALIFLWFGISVPLVFVGAYVGFKKPAIENPVKTNKIPRQIPEQAWYMNPVFSVLIGGILPFGAVFIELFFILTSIWLNQFYYIFGFLFLVFVILIVTCAEITIVLCYFQLCSEDYLWWWRSYLTSGSSALYLFLYATFYFFTKLEITKLVSGLLYFGYMLIASYAFFVVTGTIGFYACFWFTRLIYSSVKID, from the exons ATGGCGTTTTGGAGATCCCTCGCGTTCTCTGCGATCCTTCTCTCGCTCTTCATCCATGGCGCTCTCTGCTTCTACCTCCCCGGCGTCGCTCCACAGGACTTCCAGAAG GGAGATCCACTGCAAGTAAAAGTAAACAAATTGACTTCAACGAAGACCCAGCTTCCTTATACATATTATTCTCTTCCTTATTGTCCACCAAATAAAATAGTGGATAGTGCTGAAAATCTTGGAGAAGTGCTTCGTGGTGATCGCATTGAAAATTCTCGTTATGTG TTTAAAATGCGTGAACCACAAATGTGCAATATTGTGTGTAAGCTTAAACTTGATGCCAAAACTGCAAAAGAGTTCAAGGAGAAGATTGATGATGAATATCGAGTGAACAT GATCCTTGATAACCTTCCTCTGGTTGTTCCCATAAAACGGATGGATGCAGACTCTACTGTTTATCAACTCGGTTTCCATGTTGGACTCAAAGGGCTGTATAGTGGG AGCAAGGAGGAGAAGTATTTTATTCACAACCATTTGGCTTTTACTGTCAAGTATCATAGAGATACACTTACTGAATCTGCTAGAATTGTGGGCTTTGAAGTTAAGGCATTCAG TGTTAAACATGAATTTGAAGGGAAGTGGGATGAAAAGACCACCCGTTTGACAACCTGTGACCCTCATGCTAAACACACAGTTGTCAATTCCAACAGTCCTCAAGAGGTTGAAGAGAACCAGGAAATTATCTTCACATATGATGTTGATTTCCAG GAGAGTGATGTGAAGTGGGCTTCAAGATGGGATGCCTATTTGCTGATGAGTGATGACCAAATTCACTGGTTCTCAATTGTGAACTCATTGATGATTGTTCTCTTCCTCTCAGGAATGGTAGCAATGATAATGCTGCGTACACTTTACCGTGATATTTCAAAGTACAATGAGTTAGAGACCCAAGAAGAAGCCCAAGAAGAGACTGGTTGGAAGCTTGTCCATGGTGATGTTTTTAGGCCACCAAATAACTCAGATTTGCTGTGTGTTTATGTTGGAACTGGTGTTCAGTTTTTTGGGATGATTCTAGTAACAATGCTGTTTGCTGTCCTGGGGTTCCTTTCTCCTTCAAACCGAGGCGGGCTAATGACAGCCATGCTCTTgctttttgttttcatggggATTTTTGCTGGTTATGCCTCTGCCCGCATATATAAAATGTTCAAAGGAACAGAGTGGAAGAGTATTGCCCTCAGAACTGCAATCATGTTCCCCGCAATCGTTTCTGCCATTTTCTTTGTATTAAATGCTCTCATATGGGGACAAAAATCATCTGGAGCTGTGCCATTTGGAACAATGTTTGCCCTGATCTTTTTATGGTTTGGGATCTCGGTTCCACTTGTTTTCGTTGGTGCCTATGTTGGTTTTAAGAAGCCTGCAATTGAGAATCCTGTGAAGACAAACAAAATTCCAAGGCAGATCCCTGAGCAGGCATGGTACATGAATCCAGTCTTTTCAGTTCTGATAGGAGGAATCCTTCCATTTGGAGCTGTTTTCATCGAGCTTTTCTTTATCCTTACTTCAATCTGGTTGAATCAGTTTTACTACATCTTCGGTTTCCTCTTCTTGGTCTTCGTCATCCTCATCGTCACTTGTGCTGAAATCACCATTGTGCTTTGCTACTTCCAGTTGTGCAGTGAGGATTACTTGTGGTGGTGGCGATCATACCTCACATCTGGCTCTTCTGCcctatacctttttctttacgCAACATTCTACTTCTTCACCAAGCTTGAAATCACAAAGTTGGTATCTGGGTTACTATACTTTGGTTACATGCTCATAGCATCCTACGCCTTCTTTGTCGTAACCGGAACCATTGGATTTTATGCGTGCTTTTGGTTCACAAGGCTCATCTACTCTTCAGTCAAGATTGATTAG
- the LOC100305787 gene encoding uncharacterized protein LOC100305787 precursor, whose protein sequence is MAGYSKASALWILFLLFGFSVAKEILVGGKTDAWKVSASESDSLNQWAEKSRFQVGDYLVWKYDGGKDSVLQVSKENYVNCSISNPIKEYNDDTTKVQLEHPGPFYFISGAKGHCEKGQKLVVVVLTPRRGTRFTGFAAPSPAPSASAEFEGPAVAPTSTANALNGGILMVAMGMIAMWVFFM, encoded by the exons atgGCTGGTTATTCAAAAGCTTCAGCTCTTTGgatcctttttcttctctttggcTTCTCTGTAGCTAAGGAAATTTTGGTTGGAGGTAAGACTGATGCATGGAAGGTTTCAGCCTCTGAATCAGATTCACTCAACCAATGGGCAGAAAAGTCTCGTTTCCAAGTTGGAGACTATCTTG TTTGGAAATATGATGGTGGAAAAGACTCAGTGTTGCAAGTGAGCAAAGAGAACTATGTGAATTGCAGCATCTCAAACCCCATAAAGGAGTACAATGATGATACCACAAAGGTTCAGCTTGAGCATCCAGGGCCATTCTACTTCATCAGTGGTGCAAAGGGTCACTGTGAGAAGGGTCAGAAGCTTGTTGTGGTGGTTTTGACTCCAAGGAGAGGAACAAGGTTCACTGGTTTTGCTGCACCTTCACCAGCTCCTTCTGCTTCTGCTGAGTTTGAAGGTCCTGCTGTTGCTCCCACTAGCACTGCCAATGCTTTGAATGGGGGAATTTTGATGGTGGCTATGGGAATGATTGCTATGTGGGTTTTTTTTATGTGA